A stretch of DNA from Leucobacter luti:
CGAGACTGTCGCTGCCGTGTTCCTTGAGCCCGTGCAGAACTCCGGTGGCTGCTTCCCGCCGCCCCCCGGATACTTCAAGCGTGTGCGCGAGATCTGTGACCAGTACGATGTGCTGCTCGTTTCGGACGAGGTCATTTGCGCCTACGGCCGCGTTGGCGAGTTCTTCGCTTCGAAGGCGCTCGGCTACGAGCCCGACATCATCACCTCGGCGAAGGGCATCACCTCGGGCTACGTTCCCCTGGGCGCCATGATCGTCTCGGACAAGGTGTCGGAGCCCTTCAACTCGGAGGATCACACCTTCTACCACGGCTTCACCTTCGCCGGTCACCCGGCGGCAGCTGCTGCGGCTCTCGAGAACCTCGACATCTTCGAGGAAGAGGACCTCAACGGCCGCGTGCGCGAGAACAGCCCGCTGTTCCGCGCCGAGCTTGAGAAGCTGCTCGACATCGACATCGTCGGTGACGTGCGCGGCGAGGGCTACTTCTTCGGTATCGAGCTTGTCAAGGACAAGGCCACCAAGGAGACCTTCAACGCGGAGGAGTCGGATCGCCTCCTGCGCGATTACCTCTCCCCCGCGCTGTGGGAGGCCGGCCTCTACTGCCGCGCCGACGACCGTGGAGACCCCGTCATCCAGCTCGCTCCGCCGCTGACCATTGGTCCGGCTGAGTTCGCTGAAATCGGCGGAATCCTCCGGAGCGTCCTGAAGGACGCATCCTCGAAGATCTAGTCTTCGGCCTGCGAACGGCCCCCGCGCTTCGGCGCGGGGGCCGTTGTGCGTCCGGAGCTCACGGTGTCCGACCACCCAGTGTCCGAACGCCCCGGTGTCCGAACGTCTCAGTGTCCGAACTCCTCAGTGTCCGAACGTCTCAGGGTCCGAACGCCCAGTATTCGAACGCTTCACCGTCTTGCCCGGGCACTCGATGAACTTCCACGCACGCAAAAGCGCCCGCCCCGGAACCGGGACGGGCGCTCGCAGGAAGTCAGTCGGCGATTAGCGACGCAGGCCGAGACGCTCAATGAGCGAACGGTAGCGCGTGATATCGACGTTCGAGAGGTAGCCCAGGAGACGGCGGCGCTGGCCGACGAGCAGGAGAAGGCCACGGCGCGAGTGGTGATCGTGCTTGTGGGTCTTCAGGTGCTCGGTGAGATCCTTGATGCGCTGCGTGAGCATTGCAACCTGAACCTCAGGGGAGCCGGTGTCACCGGGCTTGGTCGCGTATTCATCGATGATCGCCTTCTTGACGTCTGCTTCGAGTGCCATGTAGGGATCCCCTTCCTGTAGCTGCGCGGCGCCATCAGCGGGATGCTGGGGCTCTCTTTATCCGCGGCCGTTCTAACGGCAACCTGGATAGCTTAGCAGTTCTCGCGCCCCACGCCCACCCGGGGCCGACGCTCGAGTATTCCGCTTTCCTGTGATCACACAGAAACACAACCGTGACTCCGCAGTAATCGCAGCGAGACGACCACGAAACGAGGGGCGCGCACACTGAAGCCAAGACTCGTTCCCGGGTTTCCGGGAGGAAGGTGGCACACCATGGAACTCACGCCGCAAGACGTGTGGACTCTCGCCAGCACGGCGCTTGTCCTCATCATGACTCCGGGCCTCGCCCTATTTTACGGCGGCCTCGTACGCGTCCGCTCAGTCGTCAACATGATGCTGTTCAGCGTCAGCGCAATGGGTGTCGTCGGGATGCTCTGGATCTTGTTCGGCTACAGCATGAACTACTTCGCCGAGGGCGAGAGCGGCTTCGCGGGCAGCCCCTTCAAAGATTTCGGGCTGATCAACACGGATCCGGCGAGCTTCATTGGCGTGGGCTTCGGGGCGGTATTCGCGATGATCACGACCGCTCTCATCTCAGGCGCGATCGCCGATCGCGTCGGTCTCGGCTCCTGGGTCTTGTTCTCTGGCGTCTGGGCCACTCTCGGGTACTTCCCCGTTGCGGCCTGGGTGTGGGGCGGCGGCTGGATCCAGAATCTCGGCACAACGCTCGGCACACCAGATGTGATCGACCTCGCAGGCGGCACGGTGATTCACATCAATGCCGGGGCGGCCGCACTCGCCCTTGCACTGATCGCCGGTCAGCGCGTCGGATTCGCTCCCGGCTCGCACAAGCCACACAGTGTCCCGCTCGTCACGATCGGCGCCGCGCTCCTCTGGTTCGGGTGGATCGGATTCAATTCGGGCCTCGCCACCGAGGCCGGTGAGGCTGGTCTCATCGTCGTGAACACGCTCGGTGCTCCAGCGGCCGGCATCGTCGGGTGGATCCTCGTCGATGTGCTGCGCGGCAAGAAGCCTGGCGTGATAGGTGCGGCATCTGGGGCTGTCGCAGGCCTCGTCGCAATCACTCCCGCCGCGGCCAACCTTTCCCCGGTCTGGGCGCTGCTGCTCGGACTCCTCGCCGGCATTGCCTGCGCCTTCGCGATCGAGTGGAAGTACCGCCTGGGCTACGATGACTCGCTCGATGTGGTGGGACTGCACCTTGTCGCGGGCGTGATCGGTTCGCTCTACCTCGGCTTCTTCGCGTTCGATGATGGCCTGTTCACTGGCGGCAACGGCGGCCTGCTCCTTGTCCAGACGATCTCGGTGGTCTCCGTCGCGGTGTACTCCTTCGTTTTGGCCCTGGGTATCGCGCTCGCTGTCAAACGCCTCACGGGGCTCAGAGTGCCACAGGAGGTCGAGGAGGCAGGGATCGACTCTGTACACGGCGAGGAGGCCTACGCCTACGAGTCGGCGCGCTAACGTCCACGCCGGCCACGCCACCCGCACCTTTTCGAGCGGGGCACTGGAGCCCACAGGCACCAGTGCCCCGCTCCCCGTTAGGCTTCGAAGCATGACTGACACACACGCCCTCGACGCCTCACCTGCCGAGCTTGCCCGGATCGCGGCCGACATTGCCGTCGCCGTTGGCACGCGCATTATGGAGCTGCGGGAACTCGGCGTAACAGTCGCGGCGAGCAAGTCGAGCATCACTGACGTGGTGACGGCGGCGGATCGAGAGGCCGAGCAGCTCGTTGTTACCGCGCTCCAGGGCGCGCGCCCTCACGACGCGATACTGGGAGAAGAGGGCACGGGGATTGCCGGTACGAGCGGAATCACCTGGGTGATCGACCCGATCGACGGCACCGTCAACTATCTGTACAACATTCCGATGTACGCGGTGAGCATTGCGGCGACCGTAGCGGACACGACAGCGATGGCGGACGGCAGGCGCGCGATCGCCGGAGCCGTGTACTGCCCGCGCCTCGCCGAACTGTATGAGGCGTGGGAAAGCGGAGGGGCGCGCCTGAACGGTGCTCCGCTCACTATCTCCGGAAAGTCGGAT
This window harbors:
- a CDS encoding ammonium transporter; its protein translation is MELTPQDVWTLASTALVLIMTPGLALFYGGLVRVRSVVNMMLFSVSAMGVVGMLWILFGYSMNYFAEGESGFAGSPFKDFGLINTDPASFIGVGFGAVFAMITTALISGAIADRVGLGSWVLFSGVWATLGYFPVAAWVWGGGWIQNLGTTLGTPDVIDLAGGTVIHINAGAAALALALIAGQRVGFAPGSHKPHSVPLVTIGAALLWFGWIGFNSGLATEAGEAGLIVVNTLGAPAAGIVGWILVDVLRGKKPGVIGAASGAVAGLVAITPAAANLSPVWALLLGLLAGIACAFAIEWKYRLGYDDSLDVVGLHLVAGVIGSLYLGFFAFDDGLFTGGNGGLLLVQTISVVSVAVYSFVLALGIALAVKRLTGLRVPQEVEEAGIDSVHGEEAYAYESAR
- a CDS encoding inositol monophosphatase family protein; protein product: MTDTHALDASPAELARIAADIAVAVGTRIMELRELGVTVAASKSSITDVVTAADREAEQLVVTALQGARPHDAILGEEGTGIAGTSGITWVIDPIDGTVNYLYNIPMYAVSIAATVADTTAMADGRRAIAGAVYCPRLAELYEAWESGGARLNGAPLTISGKSDLETALVGTGFGYTVERRIEQAAMVSRILPRIRDIRRSGSAAYDLCAYAAGRLDAFFERGLQPWDYAAAALILRESGGALLGQDDSTPPGEPLLFAAAPSLVHELRSVVLGLPSE
- a CDS encoding aspartate aminotransferase family protein, with translation MSYDPTAAVDTAALQASAKRHMWPHFTNRKVLNDGIPVITRAQGHHIYDAAGKEYIDGLAGLFVVNAGHGRERIVQAAAKQMQQLDFMPIWSYGHPAAIELSERLSSYAPGEMNKVFFTTGGGEAVESAFKLAKHFWKIKGQPMKHKVISRSVAYHGTPQGALAITGIPDMKKFYEPLTPGGHRVPNTNFYRAEEMGAPSNDIEAFGQWAANRIEEAILFEGPETVAAVFLEPVQNSGGCFPPPPGYFKRVREICDQYDVLLVSDEVICAYGRVGEFFASKALGYEPDIITSAKGITSGYVPLGAMIVSDKVSEPFNSEDHTFYHGFTFAGHPAAAAAALENLDIFEEEDLNGRVRENSPLFRAELEKLLDIDIVGDVRGEGYFFGIELVKDKATKETFNAEESDRLLRDYLSPALWEAGLYCRADDRGDPVIQLAPPLTIGPAEFAEIGGILRSVLKDASSKI
- the rpsO gene encoding 30S ribosomal protein S15, whose translation is MALEADVKKAIIDEYATKPGDTGSPEVQVAMLTQRIKDLTEHLKTHKHDHHSRRGLLLLVGQRRRLLGYLSNVDITRYRSLIERLGLRR